The following proteins are encoded in a genomic region of Arachis ipaensis cultivar K30076 chromosome B02, Araip1.1, whole genome shotgun sequence:
- the LOC107626746 gene encoding uncharacterized protein LOC107626746 codes for MVRYPISQQISYNALSPKHKAFSLAVATNIVPSNYEEAVAHPCWREVIQSELEALKKNQTWQITIFSHGKRAIGCKWVFRIKFLPDGTIKKYKARLVDKDFTQIESVDFTISPVVRMSTLRVVIALTAAKQWHIKQLDVNTAFLHEDLHEEVYATSTKAATILIGSNLSV; via the exons ATGGTGCG GTATCCTATTTCGCAGCAAATTTCTTATAATGCACTCAGTCCAAAACACAAAGCTTTTTCTTTAGCTGTTGCTACAAATATTGTACCTAGTAACTATGAGGAAGCTGTTGCTCATCCTTGCTGGAGAGAAGTTATACAAAGCGAACTTGAGGCTCTGAAGAAGAATCAAACTTGGCAAATCACAATATTTTCTCATGGCAAGAGAGCCATAGGCTGCAAGTGGGTATTCAGGATTAAATTCCTTCCTGATGGAACTATCAAAAAATACAAAGCCAGGTTGGTGGACAAGGATTTTACACAAATCGAAAGTGTAGACTTCACAATCAGCCCAGTGGTTCGAATGTCAACTTTGAGAGTGGTTATAGCCTTGACGGCTGCAAAGCAATGGCATATCAAGCAGTTAGATGTGAATACTGCTTTTCTACATGAAGATCTACATGAAGAGGTCTATGCAACTTCCACCAAGGCTGCAACAATCTTAATTGGCAGCAACCTCAGTGTGTAA